The genome window GACCTTCGCCCGGACCTGACGAGCCTGGACGACTACACCCGCCGAGCCGAGTTCGACCCGTTCCAGGACGTGGCGCTCAAGCCCGATCTGAGCAGTCTCACAGACTACCTCACCCCGGAGAAATTCCGCTTCGAGGCGAAGCTGCGCGGCGAGCCCTCGCCGGGTGAATCCGCCGCTGTGTGGGAAGATATAAACCGCGCCCAGGCGGCCGGCGAGTCGCTCGTGCGGCGCGAGCCCGTCGTCTGGGAAACCCTCGCCGACTACCGCCCCTACGAGAAGGTGGGACAGCCGCGCCTTCTGTACGACGTGGCCCGGGCGGACGAGTGGGCGGACCCGCGGCGCGAGCGCGGCGAGAGACCCAAGGTCTCCATCCTGATGTACCACGACCTCCGCGACACCTCCCGGTACTCCACCGTCATCACCCCCTGGCAGTTCGAGGAAGAGGTGCGCTGGCTGACGGAGTCGGGATACAAGTTCATCACGATAAGTCAACTGCTGGATGACATCTACTCCGGCGGCGGCGACCTGCCGCCCCTCTGCGTGGCGCTGACCTTCGACGACGGCTGGAGCGGCGTATACCGTTACGCCTACCCGATTCTAAAGAAGTACGGCGCCACGGCCACCCTTTACCTCTACACCAATTACGTCGGCGTCGGCGGCCGGTCCAACACCTGGGACCAGTACCGGGAGATGCTGGCCAACGGTATCGAGATCGGCAGCCACACGGTTTCCCACTGCGACCTGACCAACCGGGGCATGTGGAGCGGCCGGGGCTCCAAGCCCCCGGCGGGGCAGGGCAACTACACCCAGCGGCTGATGCACGAGCT of bacterium contains these proteins:
- a CDS encoding polysaccharide deacetylase family protein → DLRPDLTSLDDYTRRAEFDPFQDVALKPDLSSLTDYLTPEKFRFEAKLRGEPSPGESAAVWEDINRAQAAGESLVRREPVVWETLADYRPYEKVGQPRLLYDVARADEWADPRRERGERPKVSILMYHDLRDTSRYSTVITPWQFEEEVRWLTESGYKFITISQLLDDIYSGGGDLPPLCVALTFDDGWSGVYRYAYPILKKYGATATLYLYTNYVGVGGRSNTWDQYREMLANGIEIGSHTVSHCDLTNRGMWSGRGSKPPAGQGNYTQRLMHELVDSRLILEEHLGVPIRSLAVPYGAYDDYVLKSALLAGYEGILNIKQGNTYVDAETNEIELRRWNVVPSMGLATFIERLDRQ